GCGCGTCCACGTGTCCACGCCCGGGACCCGCTTCGTCCCTGGCGCCCGGAGGCGGGTCAGGTGCTCTCGCAGCTCCTGGGGCAGCCGCGCGTCGTTCGCCTTCAGCTCCTCCGGGTACCAGCGCCGCAGGAGCTCCGTCGCTCCTGGCGTCCGCAGCTTCTCGTGCTCGGGGGGATCCATCACGACGCACTCGGCGCCCTGGTGGCGGAAGAGGGCGTCCAGCAGGTCGCCCCGCGTCGCCTCGTTCCCGAACAGCAGGCAGTTGCGCACCGTGTTCGTCAGGTAGGGCGTCAGGTCATCGAGGAGGGCCTGCTCCCGCTCGGAGAAGGGCAGGGTGTGCTCCCGGTACAGCGTGAAGCCTCCATGCCAGTCCTGCCGCAGGTCCAGCAGCACCGCCATCACGTGCTCCAGCGGCAGCCCCAGCTCCCGGCAGCGCAGGTACAGGAGGCTGCGCTTCAATTCCTTGTGCGACAGCCGGTTCGCGTCGGACGGCGGCGCGTCGGGCTGCTTCACCCCCGGCTCGCGCCCGAGCTCCACCGCCGCCAGCTCCGGGTAGTGGGCGAAGAGGATGCCCGGCGCCCCCAATCCCATCCATTCGTAGTCCCCGGGCCGCTCCGGCCTGGAGACGCACAGCGCCGCGTAGTCGCAGGGCAGGAGCCGCGCGAGGGTCCCCTGGGCCCGGCCCAGGACCTCGGTCAAGTCCAGGGAGCTGGAGAGCACCTGGGTCAGCTCGAGCAGGAGCGCCTGTTCGCGCGCGGTGAGATCCATTCGACGGGGCCTCCTTCCATCCGGTCCGTGCAAGGACATACCGGTGGTGAGGCCTGGGGGTCTGTACCCCGCAATGGGTAGGGATGGGCTTCGCTCACACGAAGCCCATCCACCCGTGGCATTGATTGCGATGTCTGTCGATGCCGGGGCGGCGCTAGTTGCCCGCGCTGCCTTCCACCGGCGGCGTGCCCGTGGTGGGGCTGGCGGAGCTGCCCATCTGCTTGTTCTGGTCCCAGGCCGGCGGCGTCACTTCCATCTTCGCCCCCTTGTTGCCCGGGGTCCCCGAGTTCGGGGCGCCCGGCTCCGCGGCGGCCGAGTGGTCGCTCGTGCTGTTGCTCCCCTGCTCGGTGGAGCCGGAG
This genomic window from Corallococcus caeni contains:
- a CDS encoding helix-turn-helix transcriptional regulator — encoded protein: MDLTAREQALLLELTQVLSSSLDLTEVLGRAQGTLARLLPCDYAALCVSRPERPGDYEWMGLGAPGILFAHYPELAAVELGREPGVKQPDAPPSDANRLSHKELKRSLLYLRCRELGLPLEHVMAVLLDLRQDWHGGFTLYREHTLPFSEREQALLDDLTPYLTNTVRNCLLFGNEATRGDLLDALFRHQGAECVVMDPPEHEKLRTPGATELLRRWYPEELKANDARLPQELREHLTRLRAPGTKRVPGVDTWTRSGGKHDLKVTFVELPEQRGSHPWVLVLQECSRAIPMPEAWRLKLSRREVEVVQGVLSNWTNETIAEDLGLTLNTVKTHLRNIFPKLGIESRTDLLYQAAWRQKPG